A stretch of Hydrogenothermus marinus DNA encodes these proteins:
- the hypF gene encoding carbamoyltransferase HypF, which translates to MKKHLKINFTGAVQGVGFRPFIYNLAIKYGLKGYVINSTEGVIIEVEGKEENINQFLISIYKEKPPLAHIFSQEIEELPITNFTKFEIKKSEEKGKKEVFILPDISTCDECLKELMDPNNRRYRYPFINCTNCGPRFSIIEKLPYDRPNTTMKSFKMCPKCKKEYENPTDRRFHAQPNACPDCGPYITLYTADKVFIAEKEEALRKTVNFLKKGKILAIKGIGGFHLVCDATNNNSLQTLRQRKKRGEKPFAIMFKDINQIKKYANITKLEEAIILSPEKPIVIVKKKINTDLGEEVAPYLDRIGVFLPYSPLHYLLLNEFEKPLVMTSANLSDEPIVKDNEEAFKKLSIFTDYILTHNRSIKNRVDDSVIRIINENISFIRRSRGYAPLPIKLPFKLQKKVLAVGGHQKNTICIAFEDKAFLSQHIGDLETLDSQKNFEEVIFSFFNLYDFKPEIIVSDLHPRYYSTQWAENFSNKNNIPLIKLQHHYTHALSLMVENQLKDEKLFAVCWDGTGYGDDNNLWGGEFLIADYNNYQRVSHLKYFKLLGGEKAVKEPRRVALSLLFDMYGKNFDNINCIPTLRNFSEKELNLLYTAWGKNINSPKSSSIGRLFDAVSSLLDIRQKLSYEGQSGMIMENYYDWTIKDYYPVDIYEDIIDWRPIIEAMIKDKSDLKTKVSRFINTLANIVIQIYKYKGSDLKLGLTGGVFQNKYLTEKIIQLAEKEKIPVLIHKKVPPNDGGLALGQIAYLLKINL; encoded by the coding sequence ATGAAAAAACATTTAAAAATTAATTTTACAGGAGCAGTTCAAGGAGTAGGATTTAGGCCTTTTATTTACAATTTAGCCATAAAATATGGCTTAAAAGGATATGTAATAAATAGTACAGAAGGTGTAATAATAGAGGTTGAAGGAAAAGAAGAAAATATAAATCAGTTTTTAATATCTATATATAAAGAAAAACCTCCTTTAGCTCATATATTTTCTCAAGAAATTGAAGAACTCCCTATAACAAATTTTACAAAGTTTGAAATAAAAAAATCAGAAGAAAAAGGAAAAAAGGAAGTATTTATTCTTCCTGATATTTCAACTTGTGATGAATGTTTAAAAGAACTAATGGATCCAAATAATAGAAGATATAGATATCCTTTTATAAATTGTACAAATTGTGGTCCAAGATTCTCTATTATAGAAAAACTTCCTTATGATAGACCAAATACCACTATGAAATCTTTTAAAATGTGTCCAAAATGTAAAAAAGAGTATGAAAATCCAACAGATAGAAGATTTCATGCTCAACCAAATGCTTGTCCAGATTGTGGACCTTATATAACTCTATATACTGCAGATAAAGTATTTATAGCAGAAAAAGAAGAAGCTTTACGAAAAACAGTGAACTTTTTAAAAAAAGGGAAAATTTTAGCAATAAAAGGTATTGGTGGATTTCATCTTGTATGTGATGCTACTAATAATAATTCTTTACAAACTCTTAGACAAAGGAAGAAAAGAGGAGAAAAACCTTTTGCTATAATGTTTAAAGATATAAATCAAATAAAAAAATATGCAAATATTACCAAACTTGAAGAAGCCATAATATTATCACCAGAAAAACCAATAGTAATTGTAAAGAAAAAAATTAATACAGATTTAGGAGAAGAAGTAGCACCATATTTAGATAGAATTGGAGTATTTTTACCTTACTCACCTCTCCATTATTTACTTTTGAATGAATTTGAAAAACCTTTAGTAATGACTTCTGCAAACTTATCAGACGAACCTATTGTAAAAGATAATGAAGAGGCATTTAAAAAACTATCTATTTTTACTGATTATATACTTACTCATAACAGAAGTATAAAAAATAGAGTAGATGATAGCGTTATCAGAATTATAAACGAAAATATATCTTTTATTAGACGCTCTAGAGGATATGCACCACTTCCTATAAAATTACCTTTTAAACTACAAAAAAAAGTTTTAGCAGTTGGAGGACATCAGAAAAACACAATATGTATAGCTTTTGAAGATAAAGCTTTTTTAAGTCAACATATAGGTGATCTTGAGACTCTTGATTCTCAAAAAAATTTTGAAGAAGTAATATTTTCCTTTTTTAATCTTTATGATTTCAAACCTGAAATAATAGTTTCAGATTTACATCCTAGATATTATTCAACTCAATGGGCTGAAAATTTTTCCAATAAGAATAATATACCTTTAATCAAATTACAGCATCATTATACACATGCTCTTTCTTTAATGGTAGAAAATCAGTTAAAAGATGAAAAATTATTTGCTGTTTGTTGGGATGGTACAGGCTATGGAGACGATAACAATCTTTGGGGGGGAGAATTCTTAATTGCTGATTATAACAATTATCAAAGAGTATCTCATTTAAAATATTTTAAACTTCTTGGAGGAGAAAAAGCCGTAAAAGAACCAAGAAGAGTAGCTTTATCTTTACTCTTTGATATGTATGGAAAAAATTTCGATAATATTAATTGTATCCCAACTTTAAGAAACTTTTCAGAAAAAGAGTTAAATCTACTTTATACTGCTTGGGGGAAAAATATAAACTCTCCTAAATCTTCATCTATAGGAAGGCTTTTTGATGCAGTTTCATCTTTATTAGACATAAGACAAAAATTATCTTATGAAGGACAATCTGGGATGATAATGGAGAACTATTATGATTGGACAATTAAAGATTATTATCCAGTCGATATATATGAAGATATTATAGATTGGAGACCTATTATAGAAGCTATGATTAAAGATAAATCTGATTTAAAAACAAAGGTAAGTAGATTTATAAATACCTTAGCTAATATTGTTATTCAGATCTATAAGTATAAAGGTTCCGACCTTAAATTAGGCTTAACAGGTGGAGTATTTCAAAATAAATATTTAACAGAAAAAATTATTCAACTTGCTGAAAAAGAAAAAATACCAGTTCTTATTCATAAGAAAGTGCCACCTAATGATGGAGGATTAGCATTAGGACAGATTGCTTATTTACTAAAGATTAACTTATGA
- a CDS encoding energy-coupling factor ABC transporter ATP-binding protein: MIKCNNLTYYFENSIALNNISFSVKKGERLVLLGANGSGKTTLLRILAALYFPHKGELIYKGNIINRKTSKDVLKQLRTEIGILFQNPDTMIFNPTVYDEIAFGLQERDYKNIKDKVYEVAKLCQIEHLLDRSPLKLSGGEKQKVALASILAPNPEVLLLDEPTANLDPGSTGWLIDLLYELDITLIISTHNLSIAPEFASRALVLDTSHNLIFDGSLKELKNEYEILKKANLVHKHKYRNDFHWHDWY, encoded by the coding sequence TTGATAAAATGCAATAACTTAACTTATTATTTTGAAAATTCAATAGCTTTAAATAATATATCTTTTTCAGTAAAAAAAGGAGAAAGATTAGTATTACTTGGAGCTAATGGTAGTGGAAAAACTACATTACTTAGAATTTTGGCGGCTTTATACTTCCCACATAAAGGAGAGCTTATCTACAAAGGTAATATAATAAATAGAAAAACATCTAAAGATGTACTTAAACAGTTAAGAACTGAAATCGGTATTTTATTTCAAAATCCAGATACTATGATTTTTAATCCTACTGTATATGATGAAATTGCTTTTGGACTTCAGGAAAGAGATTATAAAAATATAAAAGATAAAGTATATGAAGTTGCTAAACTTTGTCAGATAGAACATCTCTTAGATAGATCACCATTAAAACTAAGTGGAGGAGAAAAACAGAAAGTGGCTCTTGCATCTATTTTAGCTCCAAATCCAGAGGTTTTACTTTTAGATGAGCCAACAGCCAACTTAGATCCAGGTTCTACAGGATGGCTTATAGATTTACTTTATGAATTAGATATAACACTTATCATAAGCACACATAATTTATCTATAGCCCCAGAATTTGCTTCACGGGCTTTAGTTTTAGACACATCGCATAATCTTATATTTGATGGTAGTTTAAAAGAACTTAAAAATGAATATGAAATATTAAAAAAAGCGAATTTAGTTCATAAACATAAATATCGCAATGATTTTCACTGGCATGATTGGTATTGA
- a CDS encoding rhodanese-like domain-containing protein, whose product MNWSNIIFVVLIAGLVLFFLYKKGIILANFEKVDPKEAYQMIKKEKDIYILDVRTPAEVKTDGKIPKSHLIPLYELPKKVDKIPKNKKILVYCRSGNRSISASRLLSSLGYKVYNINGGIIEWKKEGLPISKK is encoded by the coding sequence ATGAACTGGTCTAATATAATTTTTGTAGTTTTAATTGCTGGATTAGTTTTATTCTTTTTATACAAAAAAGGAATTATACTTGCAAACTTTGAAAAAGTAGATCCAAAAGAAGCTTATCAAATGATTAAAAAAGAAAAAGATATCTATATATTAGATGTTAGAACTCCTGCTGAAGTTAAAACTGATGGTAAAATCCCAAAATCTCATTTAATTCCTCTTTATGAGCTTCCTAAAAAAGTAGATAAAATTCCGAAAAATAAAAAAATTCTTGTTTATTGTAGGAGTGGTAATAGAAGTATTTCTGCCTCAAGATTATTATCTTCCCTAGGCTATAAAGTTTATAATATAAATGGTGGAATTATAGAATGGAAAAAAGAAGGACTTCCTATCTCAAAAAAATAG
- a CDS encoding PDGLE domain-containing protein, with the protein MKRIWLFLLILIFLVPLGLLTDYPAWGEWSESYFKKILGFVPKGIQEHISYTAPIPDYDLNGLNPILGYYISAIIGVGIIFLIFYMIGYIKKND; encoded by the coding sequence ATGAAAAGAATTTGGTTATTTTTATTAATACTTATTTTTTTAGTTCCCCTTGGCCTTTTAACGGATTATCCAGCTTGGGGTGAATGGTCTGAAAGCTACTTTAAGAAAATATTGGGTTTCGTTCCAAAAGGAATACAAGAGCATATAAGTTACACTGCACCAATACCTGATTATGATCTAAATGGATTAAATCCAATTTTAGGATATTATATAAGTGCCATTATAGGAGTAGGAATTATATTTTTAATATTTTATATGATTGGATATATAAAAAAGAATGATTGA